The proteins below come from a single Corynebacterium glyciniphilum AJ 3170 genomic window:
- the thrE gene encoding threonine/serine exporter ThrE — protein sequence MSGENSGDDRGESKRLTSLRNKVSAMLFSGNRSTIDTIRTAPPPSPLAPVDLTDTAQVHLVMDTAARIGDLLLSAGTGNTDAKAQVKAVTSAYGLYGCHVDITLNTITIYSPSTDSTTPISTFRVVHALNSDFSRLTEVDRLIRSIVNGATELELTRKILTDIETSPPPYRIRWATLAWGGFAGAVALMLGGEPLVALIATITSIIIMATNVWLASKSLPLFFQNLTGGIIATIPAALTFSFARALDHYLSPSLVIASCIVAMLAGLTLVQALQDGVTGAPVTSSARFFETVLMTGGIISGIAMGLMLTSRLGITLPPIDTSSTQGTFGGAAVQILGGVGAAMFFAIASFCERRALVVATFTALVAYSLYRFLQVQLGTGDVTAAGITATFVGLAGGLLSRRYLIPPQITAIVGITPLLPGLALYRGMYSMLTDQFVVGISNLGIALATATALAAGVVLGEWVARRLRRPRILYRYNDLRRPPARRSRGRRPGGSVTPPMHWSVLRQRRGGTPWLPDPRRSHQRQRDRESAQDGSGS from the coding sequence GTGAGCGGTGAGAACAGCGGTGATGACCGTGGTGAAAGCAAGCGCCTCACATCGCTGAGGAACAAGGTGTCCGCGATGCTGTTCAGCGGCAACAGGTCAACCATTGACACCATCCGTACCGCACCACCACCGTCGCCGTTGGCCCCTGTCGATTTGACCGACACCGCCCAGGTCCACCTGGTGATGGACACCGCCGCACGCATCGGAGATCTCCTTCTGTCCGCCGGAACTGGCAACACGGACGCCAAGGCTCAGGTGAAGGCGGTGACCTCGGCGTACGGCCTCTACGGCTGCCACGTCGACATCACCCTGAACACGATCACCATCTACTCGCCGTCCACGGATTCGACGACCCCGATCAGCACGTTCCGGGTGGTGCACGCCCTCAACAGCGACTTCTCCCGCCTCACCGAAGTCGACCGCCTCATCCGGTCCATCGTCAACGGCGCCACCGAACTCGAACTCACCCGCAAGATTCTCACCGACATCGAGACCAGTCCCCCGCCCTACCGCATCCGGTGGGCGACGCTGGCCTGGGGCGGGTTCGCCGGCGCGGTGGCGCTGATGCTCGGCGGCGAGCCGCTCGTCGCCCTCATCGCCACGATCACGTCGATCATCATCATGGCCACGAACGTGTGGTTGGCGTCGAAGTCTCTGCCACTGTTCTTCCAGAATCTCACCGGCGGCATCATCGCCACGATCCCCGCCGCGCTGACCTTCAGCTTCGCCCGGGCGCTGGATCACTATCTATCGCCGTCACTGGTGATCGCCTCCTGTATCGTCGCCATGCTCGCCGGGCTGACCCTGGTCCAGGCACTTCAGGACGGTGTCACCGGTGCACCGGTCACGTCCTCGGCACGGTTCTTCGAGACGGTGCTGATGACCGGCGGCATCATCTCCGGCATCGCGATGGGACTGATGCTCACCAGCCGGTTGGGGATCACTCTGCCACCGATCGACACGTCCAGTACCCAGGGGACCTTCGGTGGTGCAGCCGTGCAGATCCTCGGTGGCGTCGGTGCCGCGATGTTCTTCGCGATCGCGTCGTTCTGTGAACGTCGGGCATTGGTAGTCGCCACGTTCACCGCGCTGGTGGCCTACTCGTTGTACCGGTTCCTGCAGGTCCAGCTCGGCACCGGCGACGTGACCGCCGCCGGCATCACCGCCACCTTCGTCGGCCTCGCCGGTGGTCTGCTGTCCCGCCGCTACCTCATCCCACCGCAGATCACCGCGATCGTGGGCATCACTCCTCTCCTGCCCGGTCTGGCCCTGTACCGGGGCATGTACTCGATGCTGACCGACCAGTTCGTCGTCGGTATCTCGAATCTCGGTATCGCGTTGGCTACTGCCACTGCCCTGGCGGCCGGGGTGGTCCTCGGTGAGTGGGTCGCACGCCGGCTGCGCCGCCCCCGGATCCTGTACCGGTACAACGACCTGCGACGTCCTCCGGCGCGTCGGTCGCGTGGACGCCGCCCCGGCGGGTCTGTCACACCACCGATGCACTGGAGTGTCCTCCGCCAACGACGTGGTGGCACCCCGTGGCTCCCTGATCCCCGTCGCTCCCACCAGAGGCAGCGGGACCGGGAAAGTGCGCAGGACGGTTCGGGGAGTTAG
- a CDS encoding alpha,alpha-trehalose-phosphate synthase (UDP-forming), whose product MVVVANRLPVDRSVAKDGTVTWSPSPGGLVTALRPVLESSQGSWVGWPGATADAPEEEVHVSDLPEMDGGVTLVPVNITTSEFQTYYEGFSNDTLWPLYHDLIVHPEFHRSWWRAYRTVNERFARAAAEAAAPGATVWVQDYQLHLVPGMLRELRPDLKIGFFLHIPFPAPELFRQLPWRWDVLQGTLGADLIGLHTPDSAWNFLYTLRALGGDVTFAKVGEGDACGADGEGTFNDDGAAGTDESGVSYIRGARLPRRDAVAGTVRTEDGREVKVGVFPISIDTEGVQAKATAPETVSAASALRRRVGSPKILLAGVDRLDYTKGIHQRLKALEQLLSQGLLNPDEVCLIQVATPSRERLDSYARTREDVERTVSRINGAYGSLGHTVVHYSHASMPFAQLVSLYAAADVMLVTALKDGMNLVAKEYVASHSDGSGALVLSEFTGAATQLPNAYLCNPYDVESTAAAIMKAIDSPDDDKQARMQEMWEEVRSHDVHGWARRFLAVLDPEVIDNSGTVDE is encoded by the coding sequence ATGGTCGTGGTCGCCAACCGGTTGCCCGTCGACCGGTCCGTCGCCAAGGACGGCACGGTGACCTGGTCGCCGAGCCCCGGCGGGCTGGTCACCGCGTTGCGTCCTGTACTGGAAAGCAGCCAGGGCAGCTGGGTCGGCTGGCCGGGTGCCACCGCGGACGCTCCGGAGGAGGAGGTGCACGTCTCCGATCTTCCGGAGATGGACGGCGGTGTCACGCTGGTACCGGTCAACATCACGACCTCGGAGTTCCAGACCTACTACGAGGGTTTCTCCAACGACACCCTGTGGCCGCTCTACCATGACCTGATCGTCCACCCGGAGTTCCACCGGTCGTGGTGGCGTGCCTACCGGACCGTCAACGAGCGTTTCGCCCGGGCCGCTGCCGAAGCCGCCGCCCCTGGTGCCACGGTCTGGGTGCAGGACTACCAGCTTCATCTGGTGCCGGGCATGCTGCGCGAGTTGCGGCCCGACCTGAAGATCGGGTTCTTCCTGCACATCCCCTTCCCCGCCCCGGAGCTGTTCCGTCAGCTTCCATGGCGGTGGGATGTTCTGCAGGGCACGTTGGGGGCGGATCTCATCGGGCTGCACACCCCCGACTCGGCGTGGAACTTCCTCTACACTCTGCGTGCGCTCGGCGGGGACGTGACTTTCGCCAAGGTCGGCGAGGGCGATGCCTGCGGGGCGGACGGCGAAGGGACGTTCAACGACGACGGTGCCGCGGGCACCGATGAGTCCGGTGTGTCCTACATCCGTGGTGCCCGGCTGCCGCGTCGGGACGCTGTGGCCGGCACGGTGCGCACCGAGGACGGCCGCGAGGTCAAGGTCGGTGTGTTCCCGATCTCCATCGACACCGAGGGCGTCCAGGCGAAGGCCACGGCCCCGGAGACGGTCTCCGCCGCAAGTGCCCTGCGCCGTCGGGTGGGATCGCCGAAGATCCTCCTCGCCGGTGTGGACCGTCTGGATTACACCAAGGGCATCCACCAGCGTCTCAAGGCTCTGGAGCAGCTGCTCAGCCAGGGACTGTTGAACCCGGACGAAGTCTGTCTCATCCAGGTCGCCACCCCGTCGCGGGAACGTCTCGACTCCTACGCCCGGACACGCGAAGACGTGGAGCGCACGGTGTCACGCATCAACGGCGCCTACGGCAGCCTGGGGCACACGGTGGTGCACTACTCGCACGCGAGTATGCCCTTCGCCCAACTGGTCTCCCTGTACGCCGCGGCGGATGTGATGCTGGTGACGGCACTGAAGGACGGGATGAACCTGGTCGCCAAGGAGTATGTGGCCAGCCATTCCGACGGGTCCGGGGCGCTGGTGCTCAGTGAGTTCACCGGTGCAGCGACACAGCTGCCCAACGCCTACCTGTGCAACCCCTACGACGTGGAGTCGACGGCGGCTGCGATCATGAAGGCCATCGATTCGCCGGACGACGACAAGCAGGCCCGTATGCAGGAGATGTGGGAGGAGGTCCGGTCCCACGACGTCCATGGGTGGGCCCGGCGTTTCCTCGCCGTGCTGGACCCTGAGGTGATCGACAACTCAGGCACGGTGGACGAGTGA
- the otsB gene encoding trehalose-phosphatase — MTDDRVSAAPLPTVSTDDIQYLAEVPHLLVALDFDGTLAGFSTDPLSVRMVPGARDAIDRLTTCSGTTVMLLSGRNLEILEPVAEATAVSSPSPGDILLVGSHGAEPADATSSGLDDEQRALLATLSGMADEFAGRDSGMWVERKPFAVGLHIRGASDRRTGLTAYEEFRLAAQKLDGVTVTPGKDIVEVSVSPVTKGSYLEAFIDRTQPDAVVFAGDDVTDETALRVLDQQGLTSSEDAGFPGRPDVGIRVGDGATAAHRRLSGPEAVAETLARLAEARLLRQGDRDGGVVDAASVAALSELREDRQSAPGGNASGE, encoded by the coding sequence ATGACCGACGACCGCGTCTCCGCCGCTCCCCTGCCCACCGTCTCCACCGACGACATCCAGTACCTCGCCGAGGTCCCGCACCTGCTCGTCGCCCTCGACTTCGACGGCACCCTCGCCGGGTTCTCCACCGACCCACTGTCGGTACGCATGGTTCCTGGTGCGCGTGACGCCATCGACCGTCTCACCACCTGCTCCGGTACCACGGTGATGCTACTGTCCGGGCGTAACCTCGAGATCCTCGAACCCGTCGCTGAGGCCACCGCCGTCAGTTCCCCCTCTCCCGGCGACATCCTGTTAGTCGGGAGCCACGGCGCCGAGCCAGCCGATGCCACCAGTTCCGGTCTCGACGACGAGCAGCGTGCCTTACTCGCCACGCTGAGCGGGATGGCCGACGAGTTCGCCGGTCGGGATTCCGGTATGTGGGTGGAGCGCAAACCGTTTGCGGTGGGTCTGCATATCCGCGGGGCATCTGACCGACGGACCGGCCTGACCGCCTACGAAGAGTTCCGTCTCGCGGCCCAGAAGCTGGACGGGGTCACCGTGACCCCGGGCAAGGACATCGTTGAGGTGTCCGTGTCGCCGGTGACCAAGGGCAGCTACCTCGAGGCGTTCATCGACCGGACGCAGCCGGACGCTGTCGTCTTCGCCGGCGATGACGTCACAGATGAAACTGCCCTACGTGTCCTCGATCAGCAGGGCCTGACGTCGTCAGAGGATGCGGGGTTCCCGGGCCGTCCCGACGTAGGCATCCGGGTGGGCGATGGCGCCACCGCCGCCCACCGTCGACTGAGCGGCCCCGAGGCGGTGGCCGAGACGCTCGCGCGTCTCGCTGAAGCCAGGTTGCTGCGCCAGGGTGACCGCGACGGCGGAGTCGTCGACGCTGCGTCGGTCGCCGCCCTCAGCGAGTTGCGGGAGGACCGACAGTCCGCCCCGGGAGGAAACGCGTCGGGAGAATAA
- a CDS encoding LacI family DNA-binding transcriptional regulator has product MNRSSNQGRQGRQGRRGTLASIAAELGVSRTTVSNAYNRPEQLSVELRERIMRTAERMGYSGPDPTARSLRTRRAGAIGVLLTDDMTYAFEDQASLEFMSGVSEACVGMDTSMLLIPAGAETAEEDRPASLVNQAVVDGFIVYSVAADDPFLTSVTSRNVPTVICDQPAGDHGVNFVGIDDREAIRPAAQALVDAGHRRVGILCIRLDRRPNNGPVSAERLDKAQMHVQKGRVLGALAVLDDAGIDRDEVPVIERHINNPDTARSAAAELLETHPDLTAVICTTDSQALGVLDYADDTGVDVPGDLSVVGFDGIARARFRGLATVEQPNREKGFTSGNVLAALIGRNTEATRREPATEWAEPESRIILPTRFLPGRTVGPPATR; this is encoded by the coding sequence GTGAATCGCTCCAGTAACCAGGGTCGGCAAGGCAGACAGGGCCGGAGGGGCACCCTGGCCTCCATCGCCGCGGAACTGGGTGTCTCCAGGACAACGGTCTCCAACGCGTACAACCGTCCGGAGCAGCTCTCTGTCGAACTGCGCGAACGCATCATGCGCACCGCCGAGCGGATGGGGTACTCCGGGCCTGATCCGACGGCACGCTCCCTGCGGACTCGTCGTGCAGGTGCCATCGGTGTGCTGCTCACCGACGACATGACCTACGCCTTCGAGGACCAGGCATCACTGGAGTTCATGTCGGGGGTCTCCGAGGCCTGCGTGGGTATGGACACCTCGATGCTGCTCATCCCGGCGGGGGCGGAGACCGCGGAGGAGGACCGCCCGGCATCCCTGGTGAACCAAGCGGTCGTGGACGGTTTCATCGTCTATTCGGTGGCCGCGGATGATCCCTTCCTCACCTCGGTGACCAGCCGTAACGTCCCCACCGTGATCTGCGACCAACCGGCCGGCGATCACGGCGTCAACTTCGTCGGCATCGACGACCGGGAGGCGATCCGTCCGGCCGCGCAGGCCCTGGTGGACGCCGGTCACCGCCGCGTCGGCATCCTGTGCATCCGTCTCGACCGACGTCCCAACAACGGGCCGGTCAGCGCGGAGCGGCTGGACAAGGCACAGATGCACGTCCAGAAAGGCCGCGTGCTCGGGGCACTGGCAGTACTCGACGACGCAGGAATCGACCGGGATGAGGTCCCGGTCATCGAACGCCACATCAACAATCCGGACACCGCCCGCAGTGCGGCCGCCGAGTTGTTGGAGACTCATCCCGATCTCACGGCGGTGATCTGCACCACCGACAGCCAGGCACTCGGTGTCCTCGACTACGCCGACGATACGGGCGTCGACGTGCCCGGGGACCTGTCCGTGGTCGGCTTCGACGGGATCGCACGCGCTCGCTTCCGCGGCCTCGCCACCGTGGAGCAACCGAACCGTGAGAAGGGTTTCACCAGTGGGAATGTCCTCGCGGCGCTCATCGGTCGGAACACTGAAGCCACCAGACGGGAGCCTGCGACCGAATGGGCGGAGCCGGAGTCGCGGATTATTCTCCCGACGCGTTTCCTCCCGGGGCGGACTGTCGGTCCTCCCGCAACTCGCTGA
- a CDS encoding metal ABC transporter solute-binding protein, Zn/Mn family: MSRRRSASRTAAALSLAGATALTFGLTACAGGADSASADNGGIRIVASTSTWGDIAQQVIDDADADDITVDTILSGTDDDPHEYEATAQDISTIRDADIVVGNGAGYDNWLTDNAGDDAEVITAAPVTEGHDHSDHGADSDHAQDTDHADHADHADHADHADHDHGSGILEGDDNPHVWFDMDRVTEFADSLAAHLNSLDDHFPSEATGVHEMTDGFRQRVADLPHSHVVLTEPVAGLLLRGSEVHDVTPEGFARAVLNEGEPSVADLSATRDLITDGEADALITNTQSESQASRQLTDAAEDKDVSVVNVTETPDNDEDFADYVDGVITDLEDALG; the protein is encoded by the coding sequence ATGTCACGACGTCGATCCGCCTCCCGCACCGCTGCTGCCCTGTCCCTGGCAGGAGCCACCGCCCTGACCTTCGGCCTCACCGCCTGCGCAGGCGGTGCAGACAGTGCGTCCGCCGACAACGGCGGCATCCGTATCGTCGCGTCCACCTCCACCTGGGGTGACATCGCCCAGCAGGTCATCGACGATGCTGACGCTGACGACATCACTGTGGACACCATCCTCTCAGGCACCGACGACGACCCCCACGAGTACGAAGCCACGGCACAGGACATCTCCACCATCCGGGACGCCGACATCGTCGTCGGCAACGGGGCCGGCTACGACAACTGGCTCACCGACAACGCCGGGGACGACGCCGAGGTCATCACCGCCGCCCCTGTCACTGAGGGACACGATCACAGTGACCACGGTGCTGACAGCGACCATGCCCAGGACACCGACCATGCTGACCATGCTGACCATGCTGACCATGCTGACCATGCTGACCACGATCACGGCAGCGGTATCCTCGAAGGCGACGACAACCCGCATGTCTGGTTCGACATGGACCGTGTCACCGAGTTCGCCGACAGTCTCGCCGCCCACCTCAACAGCCTCGACGACCACTTCCCCTCCGAAGCCACCGGTGTCCATGAGATGACCGACGGGTTCCGCCAGCGGGTCGCCGACCTTCCCCACTCCCACGTCGTGCTCACCGAACCCGTGGCAGGTCTCCTGCTCCGCGGCTCCGAGGTCCACGACGTCACACCGGAAGGATTCGCCCGGGCCGTCCTGAACGAAGGCGAGCCGTCCGTGGCCGACCTCTCGGCGACCCGCGATCTGATCACCGACGGCGAAGCGGACGCATTGATCACCAACACCCAGTCCGAGAGCCAGGCGTCCCGCCAGCTCACGGACGCCGCCGAGGACAAGGACGTGTCGGTCGTCAACGTCACCGAAACCCCGGACAATGACGAGGACTTCGCCGACTACGTTGACGGCGTGATCACCGATCTCGAGGATGCGCTCGGCTAG
- a CDS encoding metal ABC transporter ATP-binding protein, producing MSLLTFTGASVDPLWHDLTLSVEPGEFLTVLGPNGVGKSTLLNAVLGTRSLTSGSVSAPHRIGFIPQQRMFDTDLPIRVRDLVGLSIEHGTMSRRRPRRSTIDAALAEVGASGLADRRVGTLSGGQQQLVRQAQAMATDPELLLCDEPLLSLDLSAQRAAVELLDRRRREQDTAVIFVTHSINPVLAVTDRVLYLGPDDHVTGAVDEVMTGPVLSRLYGTDVDVAEVNGRMVVV from the coding sequence ATGTCCCTCCTGACCTTCACCGGCGCCAGCGTCGACCCCCTGTGGCACGATCTCACTTTGAGTGTCGAACCCGGGGAGTTCCTCACCGTCCTCGGCCCCAACGGGGTGGGAAAGTCCACCCTGCTCAACGCCGTCCTGGGGACGCGTTCACTTACCTCCGGCAGCGTCAGCGCACCTCACCGCATCGGCTTCATCCCCCAGCAACGCATGTTCGATACTGACCTGCCGATCCGGGTCCGTGACCTTGTGGGACTGTCCATCGAACACGGGACGATGTCACGGCGACGTCCCCGCCGCTCCACCATCGACGCGGCACTCGCCGAGGTCGGCGCGTCAGGTCTGGCGGACCGTCGGGTGGGTACGCTGTCCGGTGGCCAACAACAGCTCGTCAGGCAGGCCCAGGCCATGGCCACCGACCCTGAACTCCTGCTCTGTGACGAGCCGTTGCTCAGTCTCGACCTGTCCGCTCAACGGGCGGCGGTCGAGCTACTCGACCGGCGTCGGCGGGAACAGGACACCGCTGTCATCTTCGTCACCCACAGCATCAACCCTGTCCTTGCGGTGACCGACCGGGTACTCTACCTCGGCCCGGACGACCACGTCACCGGTGCCGTGGACGAGGTCATGACCGGCCCGGTGCTGTCCCGGCTCTACGGCACGGACGTGGACGTCGCCGAAGTCAACGGGCGGATGGTGGTCGTGTGA
- a CDS encoding metal ABC transporter permease, with protein sequence MASLLLGLVSGALAPLIVMRKMSFAAHATGELALMGAAAALLFGISVTTGAVLGAVLAAVVLALLGLKEQDATVGVVLAFGMGLSVLFIYLYPGRTSEAYALLTGQIVGVSGASLGILALMAALVVGAVAVLWRPLLFATVDPVMAAASGVPVKLLAAAFAVLIGIVASQGVQIVGALLLLALLITPGAAAVRVTSNPLLAVTLSALFAITSAAGGLILSLEPGLPVSPFVTSISFAIYLVCRAIGWARGRRVQRDESRQRRSQHELPADPHHSQSVS encoded by the coding sequence ATGGCCTCGCTGCTCCTCGGTCTCGTCTCCGGGGCACTCGCGCCGTTGATCGTGATGCGCAAGATGAGTTTCGCCGCCCACGCCACCGGAGAGCTGGCCCTGATGGGTGCAGCAGCCGCACTGTTGTTCGGGATCAGCGTGACCACGGGCGCAGTTCTCGGCGCTGTGCTGGCGGCCGTCGTGCTCGCCCTGCTGGGATTGAAGGAACAGGACGCCACCGTCGGTGTCGTCCTCGCCTTCGGCATGGGTCTGTCTGTTCTGTTCATCTACCTGTACCCGGGCCGGACATCAGAGGCCTACGCTCTGCTCACCGGCCAAATCGTGGGCGTCTCCGGCGCATCACTGGGCATCCTGGCGCTGATGGCGGCCCTGGTCGTCGGAGCCGTCGCCGTGCTGTGGCGTCCTCTGTTGTTCGCCACCGTCGACCCGGTCATGGCGGCAGCGTCGGGCGTGCCGGTGAAACTGCTGGCCGCCGCGTTCGCTGTGCTCATCGGTATCGTCGCTTCCCAGGGTGTCCAGATCGTCGGGGCCCTGCTGTTGCTCGCCCTGTTGATCACCCCGGGCGCCGCCGCCGTGCGAGTGACCTCGAATCCGCTGCTGGCAGTCACGCTGTCCGCACTGTTCGCGATCACCTCCGCCGCCGGCGGACTGATACTCTCCCTGGAACCGGGACTGCCGGTCAGCCCCTTCGTCACCTCGATCAGCTTCGCCATCTACCTGGTGTGCCGCGCCATCGGCTGGGCCCGTGGCCGCCGGGTGCAGCGCGATGAATCACGCCAGCGGCGCAGCCAGCACGAGCTCCCCGCAGACCCGCATCACTCACAGAGCGTGAGTTGA
- the rlmB gene encoding 23S rRNA (guanosine(2251)-2'-O)-methyltransferase RlmB — translation MAGNDKRRGAVRKTARKGSDKGSGGTRRRGLAGKGPTPKAEDRVYHAKYKAKKTKERRDSGRQNPKDTDNQPELVVGRNPVIECLRADAPATALYVAVGTGNDDRLSEAVHTCAERGIAVLEVSRDELDRMTGNGMHQGIGLQVPPYKYAEVEDLIDAVQTSGRPGMIVVLDNITDPRNLGAVIRSVAAFGGHGVVIPERRSASVTAVAWRTSAGTAARLPVARATNLVRSLKQFQQSGYQVVGLDAGGQHTLDTYDGTTPVVVVVGSEGKGLSRLVGETCDDILSIPMAGRVESLNASVAAGVVLSEFARQRRVG, via the coding sequence ATGGCAGGAAACGACAAGCGCCGTGGCGCGGTACGGAAGACAGCGCGCAAAGGCTCGGACAAGGGATCCGGTGGCACCCGGCGCAGGGGACTCGCCGGCAAGGGGCCGACACCGAAGGCCGAGGACCGCGTCTACCACGCGAAGTACAAGGCGAAGAAGACCAAGGAGCGTCGCGACTCCGGTCGCCAGAATCCGAAGGACACCGACAACCAGCCAGAACTCGTTGTGGGACGGAACCCGGTGATCGAATGCCTGCGGGCAGACGCCCCGGCCACCGCGCTGTATGTCGCGGTCGGCACCGGCAATGACGACCGGCTCTCGGAAGCGGTCCACACCTGCGCCGAACGCGGTATCGCCGTGCTCGAGGTCAGTCGGGACGAACTGGACCGGATGACGGGTAACGGCATGCACCAGGGGATCGGCCTGCAGGTGCCGCCGTACAAGTACGCCGAGGTCGAGGACCTGATCGATGCGGTGCAGACCTCGGGTCGGCCGGGGATGATCGTGGTGCTGGACAACATCACCGATCCACGCAACCTGGGTGCGGTGATTCGTTCGGTCGCGGCATTCGGCGGGCACGGCGTGGTCATCCCGGAGCGTCGGTCGGCCTCGGTGACCGCTGTGGCATGGCGGACCTCCGCTGGCACGGCAGCACGGCTGCCGGTCGCCCGGGCGACGAATCTGGTGCGCTCTCTGAAGCAGTTCCAGCAGTCCGGATACCAGGTTGTGGGGCTGGACGCCGGTGGCCAGCACACTCTCGACACCTATGACGGGACCACCCCGGTGGTCGTCGTGGTGGGGTCCGAGGGGAAGGGGCTCTCACGTCTGGTGGGCGAGACCTGCGACGACATCCTGTCGATCCCGATGGCAGGGCGGGTCGAGTCCCTCAATGCCTCTGTTGCGGCGGGTGTGGTGCTCAGCGAGTTCGCTCGCCAGCGTCGCGTGGGGTGA
- a CDS encoding MFS transporter, protein MTPQESSSPLHDGMSVGSSLTRTERLDRLPVTRRHVKLLGGSGIGWALDAMDVGLIGFIMAALTTHWGLTHTETSWLASAGFIGMALGATFGGLLADRFGRRNVFAATLLVYGLATGASALAGGLAVLIALRFLVGLGLGAELPVASTLISEFAPRKVRGRMVVILEAFWAVGWLAAAVIGAFIIPLNDNGWRWALALGMVPAFYTLYVRMKLPESVRFLEAKGRHSEAEGIVTSFEASEPTRLRFQGEPHSSDASRVLDETQQDAAIVGGSSGSTGSASGIWSPTLRRRTTALWTVWFCINLSYYGAFTWIPSILVDQGYTLVKSFTFTLIITLAQLPGYAVAAFLIERWGRRSTLATFLAGSAVAAALYGFAGVEWQIIAAGCLLSFFNLGAWGALYAIGPELYPTTMRARGTGAATGFGRIASILAPLIVPPLLVFGGLPVLFTLFGTAFAVAAVAALALPELKGTRLTER, encoded by the coding sequence ATGACGCCTCAGGAATCGTCCTCTCCCCTGCACGACGGCATGTCTGTCGGCAGTTCCCTGACCCGGACCGAACGGCTCGACCGCCTGCCCGTGACCCGACGGCACGTGAAACTGCTGGGTGGTTCCGGCATCGGTTGGGCGTTGGACGCGATGGACGTCGGCCTCATCGGCTTCATCATGGCCGCACTTACGACCCACTGGGGGCTCACCCACACCGAGACCTCGTGGCTGGCCTCCGCAGGGTTCATCGGCATGGCCCTGGGCGCCACGTTCGGCGGTCTGCTGGCGGACCGTTTCGGACGGAGGAACGTCTTCGCCGCCACCCTTCTGGTGTACGGCTTGGCGACCGGGGCGTCCGCCCTGGCCGGCGGACTCGCCGTGCTGATCGCCCTGCGTTTCCTCGTCGGACTGGGACTCGGGGCGGAGCTTCCGGTGGCGTCCACGCTGATCTCCGAGTTCGCGCCGCGTAAGGTCCGGGGGCGCATGGTGGTGATCCTCGAGGCGTTCTGGGCCGTGGGCTGGCTGGCGGCCGCGGTGATCGGCGCGTTCATCATCCCGCTGAACGACAACGGGTGGCGCTGGGCACTGGCCCTGGGCATGGTGCCCGCCTTCTACACCCTCTACGTCCGGATGAAGCTGCCAGAGTCCGTCCGTTTCCTGGAGGCCAAGGGCCGCCACTCCGAGGCGGAGGGCATCGTCACAAGTTTCGAGGCGTCGGAGCCGACGCGCCTGCGGTTCCAGGGCGAACCACATTCCTCTGACGCCTCCCGAGTCCTCGACGAAACGCAGCAGGACGCAGCGATTGTCGGCGGGAGCTCAGGGTCAACCGGCTCAGCATCGGGTATCTGGTCGCCGACACTGCGACGCCGCACCACCGCACTCTGGACGGTCTGGTTCTGCATCAACCTGAGCTACTACGGCGCCTTCACCTGGATCCCGTCCATCCTTGTCGATCAGGGTTACACGCTGGTGAAGTCCTTCACGTTCACCCTGATCATCACGCTGGCCCAGTTGCCGGGTTATGCGGTGGCCGCGTTCCTCATCGAGAGGTGGGGGCGTCGGAGCACGCTGGCCACCTTCCTCGCCGGGTCGGCGGTGGCCGCCGCGCTCTACGGTTTCGCCGGTGTGGAGTGGCAGATCATTGCCGCCGGATGCCTGCTGTCCTTCTTCAACCTCGGGGCGTGGGGCGCGCTGTACGCCATCGGCCCGGAGCTCTACCCGACGACAATGCGTGCCCGAGGCACGGGAGCGGCGACCGGGTTCGGACGGATCGCGTCGATCCTTGCGCCGCTGATCGTGCCGCCTCTGCTGGTGTTCGGCGGTCTGCCGGTACTGTTCACCCTGTTCGGAACAGCCTTCGCCGTCGCAGCGGTGGCCGCGTTGGCGCTTCCTGAGCTGAAGGGGACCCGCCTGACGGAGCGGTAG